The region GTACCTCACCTTGCTCCCTTCTCACACAcctgtcttctcttcttttcatcTTTCCCACAATCAGAGAACTTTcagaaatacatacacatattctaGAATAAGGAgcttttcaaaacttttaaattttattttaatcactaCTATTTCTGTTTCATGATGGTGTTGTAGCAGTGTTGTTTTGTAGTATCTCTTCAGCCTGGCTTGAGTGTTTTGGCTTAGGCTTCTATTCAATCTTTGCTAGTGGACGAAACTTCTTGGACCTTTTCACTCTCTTCACCTTTTTCGGAATTGTTGTACTAGTACAAGAGGATTTTTTTCTTGAACTCCCATGAAGTACCTTTTTAATGTCCCTCAGTAGCTTCTTTACCTGGAAGAACAACAGGGTGATCTCTGAAGGATATCAGATTGGAGGAAGAAGATGGGGATGAGTGGGATGGGGGGCCTACATGAGTAGGGGCATGGGCTAATTAGAGGGCTTGTGCTGGGAAAAGAAATAGTAGGAGACTGGGGGGAAGGTGAATCaaggggaaagaagagaagggCTTGGGTGAGGTAGTCTTACCTTGCCTCCGCTTCTGTACCTGGGTTGGCAGGgattcttcttcttcctcccttttaCTCTTGAACTTAATTGTTTTGTGCTTGAAGTTGGTTGTTCCATAACTGTTTTAGATTTCTCTGGTTTCCTGTTAACTTTAGCCATATTGACACCTTCCAGTGGTCTTTTCTAGGGCTCCTAACCACCCTTTGAGATTCCCCTTGCAAGAACAATGTGGAGCCACACCCTTCAGCTTTGTTTGTTCAGCCATGCACTTCCCCCAGCCAGTAGGGGCTCAGGGGCCCTTTGACATCACAAAGCATCTCTGCTGGCTCCTCCCTGAGGGTGGGGATGCTAGGGAGTCCAGATAATTTGATTGGAGAGAGTGGACATTTCCTTGACTTCCCCCTAAAGAGCTTTtacaaactgtttttttttaaaggttccaCACCCTCCACAAAATTTCTCTTATGCATCTTGAAGATCATTCCCTTCTTGTCTACTATCAGAAAGCTTCCCATTCCACCTCCTTTTTCAAGTGTCTGTGTAGatcttttcagttttctattttccAGATTGAAATCACAGCTCTTATCAATAATCGaaatagtgtggtactggcataaggataggtGTATATTCAATTGAATAGAATTGACAAGTGTGcaaagaccattcaatgggggaaGAATAgttatttcaacaaatggttggacaactggatattgacatgcaaaaagaatgaatttggaccctATGTCGCACtatatatattcaaattaattcaaaatgaatcaaaaacctaaatttaagagctTAAACTAcaaaattattagaagaaaagaTAGGCAAAATTTGTTCAGTTATAACcttaaaaacacaagcaacaacaaaataaatgtaataaattgacatcatcaaaattaaaaacttgtgatTCAACAGA is a window of Cynocephalus volans isolate mCynVol1 chromosome X, mCynVol1.pri, whole genome shotgun sequence DNA encoding:
- the LOC134366809 gene encoding uncharacterized protein LOC134366809, which produces MAKVNRKPEKSKTVMEQPTSSTKQLSSRVKGRKKKNPCQPRYRSGGKVKKLLRDIKKVLHGSSRKKSSCTSTTIPKKVKRVKRSKKFRPLAKIE